From Candidatus Dependentiae bacterium:
TTCAGGCATGGCTCCTTCAAGCTTTTTATTCAGACAAGCAGCTGAGCTTAATATGAGCCACACACAAGTTATTAACCATTTAATTGAAACCGAACTGGCTCAATACTCTATGCTTTCTTCACTTATTTCTCAAGAACAACAATCTACTAATTCCCTCTATCAACCTAAAAAACTTCGCGTAGCAGTGCTTCTGGGTGGTCGCTCACATGAAAAAGAGATATCACTTGAATCAGGGCGCAATATTTTTTATAAATTGTCACCTCAAAAATACACACCGATTGCTATTTTTGTAGATTCACAGTTACAGTTACACGTTATAGATCAATCGTTACTGGTACGTAATTCAACAAAAGAGATTGAACTTGGCCTTAAACCACACATGCGTATTGAGTGGGATGACTTAGCAACTTTAGCTGACTTTGTTTTTATTGGGCTTCATGGTGGAGAAGGTGAAAATGGTTGCATCCAAGGCACGTTAGAAATGCTTGGTATACCGTATAATGGCTCATCTGTGTTTACCAGTGCACTTTGTATGGATAAGTTTAAAGCAAACAATTATTTACGGTCTCAAGGCTTTCAAGTACCACAAGGCATACTTGTACCTGCTAGTGATTGGTCTACCGATAAACAAACAACACTTCAAAAAATTAATAACACCTGCTCCTATCCCTTAATAGTAAAACCTCATGATGATGGTTGCAGCGTTCTTGTCTATAAAGTACATAATGATCAACAACTAATTACAGCTCTGGAAGCATTGTTTGCTGATAAGCAGTTTGCCCTTATAGAAGAATGCATTATGGGCATGGAACTTACTGTAGGTGTTATTGGTAATACTACCGTTACTGCTTTACCACCAAGTCAAGCAGTATGCACAGGTGATATTCTTTCAATTGAAGAAAAGTTTTTGCCTGGCGCAGGAGAAAATCAAACTCCAGCTCCACTGCCAGAAGATACGCTTATTGTTGTTCAACAAACTATGGTAGCAGCTTACAAAGCCCTTAACTGCAAAGGCTATGCACGCATAGACTGCTTTTATCAAACAGCTGACCAAAGCCCTACAGGCAACGAACGCGTAGTGCTTATAGAGGTTAATACACTTCCAGGCATGACTCCTGCTACCTGTATATTCCATCAAGCTGCAGAAATAGGTATTCAGCCCATGGATTTTATTGATATGATCGTTAAGCTCGGACTTGAAGAACATACAGCTCAAGTAGCTTTTGAACAACCAGCAAAAGAGCACGAAATATTCAACTAATAAGCTTATGATTTTTTATTGAGCTTGGCAAAAGAGTCTGTACGCATTACTGTACAGACTCTTTTAGTATATTAAAACAGATATTAACCTTTAAGCATACTATTTCAAATATTACATTAATTAGATTGGGTGGGGTTTTTAGACCAAGCCTGTAATTTTATAACAAACTTGTGCTCTTCTTTATTAGTGTGATAGAGTTAGAAAAACCGGTAAAACCATTCTATAAAAAAGGAATAGTGCATGTTTCCACGTTTTCTTACTCTACTTATAATGCTCCTAACATCCTTAATCTCCCATCCCATGTGCGACCCCTGTAATGTAAGGCAATCAGCATATTTGCCTAGCAATAACAATCCTATTTCAGTAGCCTATTCTTCTAATGGATGTCTTGCTATTGCTAATCAAGGCAATAATACAGTAACTATCTACTCAACAAATACAACAAATTGTACCCCTAATAATACACAACCTATAACTACACTAACTTTTGCTAATGGTATAAGCTCTCCTGTATCAGTAGCATTTTCCTCTAATGGATGCCTTGCTGTTGCTAATCAAGGTAATAGTACAGTAACTATTTACGCTGTGGACGCTAATTGTACCACTTCAGCTAATCCACTAGCTACTTTAAATAACGCTACAAGCGGTATAGACTTTCCTGTATCAGTAGCATTTTCATCTAATGGATGCCTTGCTGTTGCTAATATAGGTAATAATACAGTAACTATTTACGCTGTGAACCCTAATTGTACAACTTCAGCTAATCCACCAGCCCCACTAGCTACTTTAAATAACGCTACAAGTGGTATAAACCTTCCTGTATCAGTAGCATTTTCCTCTAATGGATGCCTTGCTGTTGCTAATGCAGATAATAATACAGTAACTATTTACGCTGTGAACCCTAATTGTACAACTTCAGCTAATCCACCAGCCCCACTAGCTACTTTAAATAACGCTACAAGCGGTATAAGCTCTCCTAGATCAGTAGCATTTTCCTCTAATGGCTGCCTTGCTGTTGCTAATGCAGATAATAATACAGTAACTATTTACGCTGTGGACCCTAATTGTACAACTTCAGCTAATCCACCAGCCCCACTAGCTACTTTAAATAACGCTACAAGCGGTATAAGCTCTCCTAGATCAGTAGCATTTTCATCTAATGGATGCCTTGCTGTGGCTAATGCAGCTAATGATACAGTAACTATTTACGCTGTGGACGCTAATTGTACAACTTCTGCTAATCCACCAGCCCCACTAGCTACTTTAAATAACGCTACAAGCGGTATAAGCTTTCCTAGATCAGTAGCCTTTTCCTCTAATGGATGCCTTTCTGTTGCTAATCCTGGTAGTACGGGAACACCTGGTGTATTAGTTTTCCGAAGTGTTATACCCAATGCACCTTTATTAACTCAGGTTACTTCTATCTGTAATGGCATTCTAAATATAGTAGGATCGGGAGCGGAAGCTAATGCAATAATACAAGTGTTTTCTAACGGTAATAATACCAGTATAGGTACTAGCACAGCTGCAGCTGATGGAACTTTTAGCTTTAACACAACTACTGCTTTAGCGGATGGCACTTATACTATTACATTAACACAAACTAACGATGTTCCATGTATAAGTGCACCCAGTAATGCTCTTTCTGTAACAATAAATCCTAATCCAACAATTAGCATTGCAGCAAATCCTTTGGTAATAACTAGGGGCCAAACCTCAACACTAACAGCGGTATTAGCTTCTGGTACACCGCCGTACTCAGTTGCTTTCTCGGATGGTTTTGTTTCTCCAGTAAGCTCAAATACAACGGTTACTTATGCAGTAAGTCCAGTAAGCACAACTACCTATTCTGCTACGCTTACTGACTCATTGGGATGTGTAAGCAATCCTGCTGATAGCGTTACTATAACTGTGGTTAATACAACACCAACACCAACGCCAACTCCAAGTAATTTAAAAGTTGCTTTATACGGGCCTCAATGTCGCAAAGTTACCACATGCAAGCCTAGAATAACAGGTAGAGCTACACCAGGGGCTACCATATGTTTATACGCTAATAATAAAGTTATAGGTAGTACTAAAGCAACTAGTAAAGGGACCTTTTGTATTATCCCTTGCAAGCCTTTAAGAAAGGGCTGTAATACTATTATCGCTCTTGCACGAAATGGAAACGTAACTGTAAGATCTAATAAAATTCAAGTGCTTGTCAAAAGATAAAGAGTAGAGCCTAAAGCTCAAGTAACTTTTAAACAACTAGCAAAAAAACAAGAAGTATTCAATGAAAAAGAGCCTGTACGTATCACTGTACAGGCTCTTTTAATTTGTCTTAGCTACTTTATCTATATTTTAATATTTGTGGATACTTAAACGCTAATAGCAAGATACCAATTAAGTTAGGTACTGCAACGCATACAAGCACTACATCCATGATGTTCCAAATAAACGGTACAGCAACAAAAGCACCTGAAAAGGCTAGAGCAGCGGCTATCAAATAATAAGTTTTCACATAACGGTAACCGGTAATAGTTGCAAAACTTTGGCTACCATTATAGGTATTACCAATAAGCGCGGTAAGCACAAACAATAATATACTAATAATCAACACAAATTGGCCACCTGCAACTGGTGAATTCATTTTAAAAGCCTGGTAAATAAGGGTATTATCAAGCTTACCTGCAGTCCACACACCCGTTACTAAAGTAAGTAACCCTGAAAGAGAACATAAAAACATATCGGCTATACCAGAAAACATAGCGAGTATACCCTGATCAGTTGGATACTCAACGTCAGCAAGCGCGTGTGGTATAGAAGAAGTACCTACACCAGCCTCGGTTATAAAAATACTCTTATAAATACCTTCACGCATTACTTTTAGAAGCGTAATACCAGTAAGGCCACCACATGCCGCTCCTGGCGTAAAGGCGCACGTAAATACCATTTTAATAGCAGACCACACAGCTGCAGGATTCTGAGCTAAAATTAAAAGAGCAAAGCCTACATACAGTAAAAATTTAAGCGGTACAATACGACTTGCTACAAAGCCAATACGTTTAACGCCACCAAGCACCACCACAAGCAATAAACTTATAGCAAGCAGGCCACTAAACCAAGCAGGTATTCCTTCTTGAGCCCATATACATGATAGTGTATTAACTTGAATGCTTGACCAGCCAGTAAATAAAAATATAGTAAGCAGCGCATACCAATTACCAACCCAAGGCGAAATAAGCTTAAGGTACTGACTTGGCCCACCTAAAATGTCCCCTTTTTGTGTAGACTGACGAGAGTAGACAGCAAAGGTTACTTCGGTAAATTTGGTAACTGAACCAAAAAATATATACAAAATAAGCCAAAAAAGAGCTCCAGGGCCACCAACACTAATAGCCATAGAAGGGCCTACAATATTTCCCATACCAATAGTAGTAGCCATAGCACTAAACAAGGCATGGAAAGGATTAATAGTTTTTGCATCTAAGTCTGATTTTTTCAGACCATGAGTTATGAGATGCCAAAAACGTGGAAATGCTCTTACTTGAGCAAAACCAGTCTTAAAAGTTAAAATAATACCGGTACCTAAAAATAAAATTAACGAAGGCAATCCTAAATAAGAATTAAGCAGTTCAACAAGCGTCGAACATTTGTTTATCAGTTCCATATGGTCTCTATGTTAAAAGGTGAATAGCTTACTTAACTTCACCAGTTTGCACATATTTAATTTTAAAGACAAATTTTCAACTACTACATTAATCTACAGTAGTATCTTAGATCTAGCACAATCGTCTTACTAATTAAACCTAAACCG
This genomic window contains:
- a CDS encoding ATP-grasp domain-containing protein produces the protein MNKLKVGVLMGGKSIEKEVSFNSGRTICDHLDTARYTVIPLFQHHTGALYILPWRFLHRGKISDFEQRLASQAERISWNSLKTRIDFMYIATHGRYAEDGTLQGFLEVLQIPYLGSKVMASALGMDKIVQKNILHTHGILVPQGITVTPDELTEYTTHPQKLAHVLQQEQLSLPCIIKPHKEGSSLGISVAYTLDELMVSITKAVFIEHTKTQSVVVEEYVTGMEFSCIILTDYKTGQKLPLPPTEVIPEKDSAFFDYHQKYMPGRATKFTPARCNSTVIEAIQQTCMRVMDILDIKNVARIDGFVTTDARIVITDPNTLSGMAPSSFLFRQAAELNMSHTQVINHLIETELAQYSMLSSLISQEQQSTNSLYQPKKLRVAVLLGGRSHEKEISLESGRNIFYKLSPQKYTPIAIFVDSQLQLHVIDQSLLVRNSTKEIELGLKPHMRIEWDDLATLADFVFIGLHGGEGENGCIQGTLEMLGIPYNGSSVFTSALCMDKFKANNYLRSQGFQVPQGILVPASDWSTDKQTTLQKINNTCSYPLIVKPHDDGCSVLVYKVHNDQQLITALEALFADKQFALIEECIMGMELTVGVIGNTTVTALPPSQAVCTGDILSIEEKFLPGAGENQTPAPLPEDTLIVVQQTMVAAYKALNCKGYARIDCFYQTADQSPTGNERVVLIEVNTLPGMTPATCIFHQAAEIGIQPMDFIDMIVKLGLEEHTAQVAFEQPAKEHEIFN
- a CDS encoding beta-propeller fold lactonase family protein, which encodes MFPRFLTLLIMLLTSLISHPMCDPCNVRQSAYLPSNNNPISVAYSSNGCLAIANQGNNTVTIYSTNTTNCTPNNTQPITTLTFANGISSPVSVAFSSNGCLAVANQGNSTVTIYAVDANCTTSANPLATLNNATSGIDFPVSVAFSSNGCLAVANIGNNTVTIYAVNPNCTTSANPPAPLATLNNATSGINLPVSVAFSSNGCLAVANADNNTVTIYAVNPNCTTSANPPAPLATLNNATSGISSPRSVAFSSNGCLAVANADNNTVTIYAVDPNCTTSANPPAPLATLNNATSGISSPRSVAFSSNGCLAVANAANDTVTIYAVDANCTTSANPPAPLATLNNATSGISFPRSVAFSSNGCLSVANPGSTGTPGVLVFRSVIPNAPLLTQVTSICNGILNIVGSGAEANAIIQVFSNGNNTSIGTSTAAADGTFSFNTTTALADGTYTITLTQTNDVPCISAPSNALSVTINPNPTISIAANPLVITRGQTSTLTAVLASGTPPYSVAFSDGFVSPVSSNTTVTYAVSPVSTTTYSATLTDSLGCVSNPADSVTITVVNTTPTPTPTPSNLKVALYGPQCRKVTTCKPRITGRATPGATICLYANNKVIGSTKATSKGTFCIIPCKPLRKGCNTIIALARNGNVTVRSNKIQVLVKR
- a CDS encoding sodium:alanine symporter family protein, which produces MELINKCSTLVELLNSYLGLPSLILFLGTGIILTFKTGFAQVRAFPRFWHLITHGLKKSDLDAKTINPFHALFSAMATTIGMGNIVGPSMAISVGGPGALFWLILYIFFGSVTKFTEVTFAVYSRQSTQKGDILGGPSQYLKLISPWVGNWYALLTIFLFTGWSSIQVNTLSCIWAQEGIPAWFSGLLAISLLLVVVLGGVKRIGFVASRIVPLKFLLYVGFALLILAQNPAAVWSAIKMVFTCAFTPGAACGGLTGITLLKVMREGIYKSIFITEAGVGTSSIPHALADVEYPTDQGILAMFSGIADMFLCSLSGLLTLVTGVWTAGKLDNTLIYQAFKMNSPVAGGQFVLIISILLFVLTALIGNTYNGSQSFATITGYRYVKTYYLIAAALAFSGAFVAVPFIWNIMDVVLVCVAVPNLIGILLLAFKYPQILKYR